GGGTGGTTGGATGGTCGGGTGCAGTTCACCGTGACAGACGCGCCGGAGCGGGAGCGCTTCGAGGCGCGCGACGAGGCGGGCGTGGTCGCCGGGTTCGTCACCTATCAGCTGACCGGCTCGATCATCGCCTACACCCACACCGAGGTCGACCCGGCGTTCGAGGGCCGGGGCGTCGGGTCGACGCTGGCTCGCGCCGTGATGGACGACGCGCGCGCCAAGCGCCGGACCGTCGTGCCGATCTGCCCGTTCCTCGCCGACTGGCTGGTCAAGCACCCGGAGTACGAGGGCATCGTGGTCCGCTCGACCCGCAAGGTCAAGTAGGCCGGCCCCTTCCGCCCTTCATCCCGTCGGGAGACGTGCACGATGACTGCTCAGACCTTCCGGGCGCTGCACCACGGCCGCGCCCTCGGAGACCCGCTCGTCCTCCCCGGTCCCTGGGACGCGGCCAGCGCGCTGGCCTTTGCCGAGGCCGGCTATCCCGCGCTCGCCATCCCCAGCGCCGGGGTCGCCGCCTCGCTCGGCTACGAGGACGGCGCGACCCCGCCCGACGAGATGTTCGCCGCGGTGACGCGGATCGTCCGGGCCGTTGCCGTCCCGGTGTCCGCCGACGTCGAGGGCGGGTACGGCCTCACCCCCGGCGAGCTGGTTGGGCGGCTCCTGGAGACGGGCGCCGTCGGCTGCAACCTGGAGGACTCCGAGGGAGGCGCCACGCTGAAGGATCCGCAGCGGCACGCGGACTGGCTGGCCGAGGTGCGCGCGGAGGCTGGCGACGCGCTCGTCATCAACGCGCGCGTCGACACGTTCCTCGTCGGCGCGGGTGACCCGGCCGACGCGGTGGCACGAGCCCGCCTCTACACGGCCGCCGGCGCCGACTGCGTGTACCCCATCCTGGCGCCGCCGGAGCTGCTGCCGGTGCTGCGCGAGGGCATCACCGGCCCGATCAACATGGTCGCCGGCGCGGACAGCGAGTCCGTGGCCGAGTTGGCGCGCTGGGGCGCGACGCGCATCACCTTCGGGCCGGCCATGCAGCGGTACGCCATCGGGGCGGTCGGCGACCTCGCGGCACGACTGCGCGCCTGAGCCCGCCCGCCGCCCCGGGAATGATCAAGCGCCAGCCGCGCGGCGATCGGTCGGGCGCCAGCCGCGCGGTGGTCGGTCAGGCGTCGGCTCGGGCGGCTAGGGCGTCCACCAGGCGGCGGGCCGAGCCGGCCAGGTTCCACCGTCCGGCCAGGTCGAGCAGCCGCTCCGGATCGACCGGGGCGGTCGGCAGCGCGGTGGGCAGCTCCGGCAGTGGCACGTCCAGGGCGACCCGGACCACCGTCGGCGCCACGGCCAGGTAGTCGCGGGCCGCGGCCAGCTTGGTGCGCAGGCCCGGTGCGAAGGACGAGTCGGAGTCGTCCAGCGCGGCCAGGATGCCGGCGATGCTGCCGTACCGCTCGATGAGCCGGGCGGCGGTCTTCTCACCCACGCCGGCGACCCCGGGCAGCCCGTCGCTGGGGTCGCCCCGCAGTGCGGCGAAGTCGGCGTACCGGTCGGCCGGGACGCCGTAGCGTGTCCGCACCGCGGCGTCGTCGCAGTCGTCCAGCTTGGCGACGCCGCGCCCCACGTAGAGCAGCCGGACCGGCCGGGTGTCGTCGATGAGCTGGAACAGGTCCCGGTCGCCGGAGACCACCTCGACCGGGCCGGGCTGGGTCACCGAGAGCGTGCCGAGCACGTCGTCGGCCTCGTAGCCGGTCGCGCCGACCGCGGTGATGCCCACGGCGGTCAGCACCTCCAGGATCATCGGCACCTGCGGGGAGAGCGTGTCCGGGACGATCTCGCCGCCCTGCGGGGCCACCCGGTGCGCCTTGTACGACGGCAGCAGGTCGACCCGCCACGCCGGGCGCCAGTCGTAGTCGAGGGCGCAGACCATCCGGTCGGCGCCCCGCACGCGAATCAGGGTGGCGAGCATGTCGAGGAAACCGCGCACCGCGTTGACCGGGGTGCCGTCCTCGGCCTTGGCGGCGGACTCCGGAATGCCGAAGTAGGCCCGGAAGTAGAGGCTCGCTGCGTCGATCAGCAGGATCGGGGGTCGGTGTGCCACGCCGGACAGCCTGGCACAGCCGTCCGACGATCCGGGGTACCCCCGGCCGCCCGGTGCTGTCAGCGCTGGTCGTCGTGCCGGTAGACGGTCTCCCGCCGGGCCAGGTGCTGCACGACGTAACTGGTTACCAGCAGCAGGATCGCCACCAGCACCTCGACCCAGGCCGCGACGCCGTCGGCGACGGTGAGCCCGATGATCAGCAGAGCCAGGCCGACGAGCGCGAGGACTCCCGCCCACAGTTGGCGGCGACGGCGTGTCGCCGCCCGGTTCGCCTCGTTCCCTGCCACGTCGGTCCTCCCGGTCGGGGTCGCCCGCGCGGGACCCCGATCCCAGGCTAGGGCCGCGGGGGACGCGCCGGGCCGGAAAACGACCGTGCGGGCTGGTCGCCGCGCGGCGCAGACTGCCGGTATGGCGTTTCTTCCCGGCCTGACGTTGGCCCGTCGCTACCACGACGAGGTGGTCGCGCCGATCCTGCGCCGCCGGTGTCCCGACCTGCCGTACGCGGCCGGACTGCTCGACGGCGGCTCGGAGCTGCTCGGCCTGGACACCGTGCGGTCCACCGACCACGACTGGGGGCCACGCGTGCAGCTGTTCGTCCCGGCAGCCGAGGCGGCCCGGGTCCCCGCGCTGCGCGCCGCGCTCGACGCCGAGCTGCCGGTGGAGTTTCTGGGTTGGCCGACCCGTTTCGTCGGCGAGGACGGGCGGCTGGGCGTCTCCGACCCGGCGGGCAGCCGGCACGGGGTCGACGTCGCCGAACTGGCCGGCTGGTGGCGCGACCGGCTCGGCTTCGACCCGGCCGCCGGGGTCACCACGGCGGACTGGCTCGCCACCCCGACCCAGCGGCTGGCGGAGGTGACCGGCGGCGCGGTCTTCCATGACGGTCTCGGTGGGGCGCTGACGGCCCGGCGTACGGCGGTCAGCTGGTATCCGACGGACGTGTGGCGCCACGTGCTCGCCTCCGCCTGGACCCGGATCGCCCAGGCGGAGCACCTGCCCGGCCGGTGTGCCGAGGTCGGTGACGAGCTGGGCAGCCGGGTGGTGACCGCCGGGCTGGCCCGGGATCTCATGCGGCTCGGTCTGCTGCTGCACCAGCGTTGGCCGCCGTACGACAAGTGGCTCGGCACGGTCTTCGGCCGGCTGGACGATGCCGAGCCGGTGGTCGTGGCGCTGGCCGACGCGCTCGGCCCGGGCGACTGGTCGCGGCGTCAGGCGGGGCTGGTCGAGGCTCTGGAGACGGTGGCCCGATGGACCGACGAGACGCGTCTCGCGGTGCCGGTGCGCGCCCGGGCGCGGCCGTTCCACAGCCGCCCGTTCCTGGTGCTGCGTGCCGAGCGGATCGCCGCCGCGCTGAGTGCCGCCGTGACCGACCCGGCGCTGCGTACCCGGCCGCTTGTGGGCGCGGTCGACCAGTACGTGCACAGCGTCGATGTCCTCACCGACGCGGCCCGGGTGCGCCGGATCGCCGGCAGCGTCTGATCAGCCGCCCGGTCAGCGACCCCCGACACCGACCGCCGACCCGACCATGCTGGTCGTGCCGGCGGTCCACCAGCGCCAGAACACCCCGGCCCGTTCGTCGACGTGCATGTCGCCGTCCCCCGTTCGCCGAGCCAGCGCGTTCCAAACTGGAACGGACTATAGTCGGAGCGGGAGCAACGGAGGTAGCGGGTGCGGCGAGAGGATCTTGCCGATGCGGACTGCGGCATCGCGCAGGCGCTCGGCGTACTGGGGGACTGGTGGACGTTCCTCATCGTGCGCGACGTCGCCGGCGGGACGACCCGCTTCGACGCGTTGCAACGCGAGCTGGGCGTCAGCCGACGGGCACTGACCGAGCGCCTCGGCGCGTTGGTCGAGCACGGTGTGTTGGAGCGCCAGCCGTACTCACGACACCCCCCGCGCTACGACTACCTGCTCACCGCGAAGGGCGAGGGGCTCCTACCGGTGCTGATCGCCCTGCAGGACTGGGGGACGAGGCACCTGATGGGTGATGGAGAGTTGACCGCGACGGCCGACGCCGGGTCTGCCGAGGCGCGCCGGGCACACGACCTGATCGGGCGGCGGTTGCCCGAGGCCGTGCTGCCGGGTGCCGACGGTCAGCCGGTGTCGGTGGCCGCGACGGGCGCGTGGAGCGTCCTCTACCTCTTCCCCGGGGCGTACGCGCCGGGGACGCAGGGCTATCCGCCGGCCTGGTCGGAGATCCCCGGTGCCCGGGGCTGCACCCTCGAATCGACCACCTACGCGAAGCGGCACCCGGACTTCCAGGCCGCCGGGGTACGGGTCTACGGGATCAGCACGCAGCGACCGGACCAGCTCGCCGACTTCTCCGCGTACGCCGGGCTGCCGTTTCCGCTGCTGTCCGACCAGGACGGCCGGCTGGCCGCAGGGCTGCTGCTGCCCGTCTTCCGCGCCGGCGGGATGACCCGGTTCAAGCGGCTGACGCTGCTGGTCGACCCGCAGGCGGTGGTGCGAGCCGTGCAGTTCCCGGTCACCGACCCGGCCGGCTCGGTGGAGGAGATGCTCACCCTGGCTCGCGAGCACGCAGCGATCCCCGGCTGACGCGGGGGCGTCGACCGGGGATCGTTGCGTCCGAACCGTCAGGCCGGGAGCGTCCAGCGCTGGTTGGCGCCGGCGAAGCAGTCCCAGATCTGCAGCCGGGTGCCGTCGGCGGAGCTGTTGTCGCTGGCGTCCAGGCACTTGTTCGACTGCGGGTTGCGCAGCGTGCCGTTGGACTGCGACTGCCAGACCTGCGCGCCGCTGCCGTTGCAGTCCCAGAGCTGGATCTTCGCGCCGTTGGCGGTCGAGCCGCTGGTGATGTCGGCGCACTTGCCGAGGGCGCGCAGCGTGCTGTCGCTGGCGACGGTCCAGGTCTGCGCGTTGGTGCCGTTGCAGCCCCACAGCTGGATGGGGGCGCCGTTGGCGGTGCTCGCCGAGGCCACGTCGACGCACTTGCCGCCGATGCCGGTGATCCGCCCGGTGCGGCCGGTCGGCGGCGGGGTGGTGCCACCCATGATCGTGTCGTACATCGCGCTGACCAGCGAGGTCGAACCGGTGGTGTCCTGCGACAACTCCCAGTTCATCACGCCGCCGGCGTTGGCGAGTGCCCACTGCGTCTTGCGCTTGACCGTCGGGATGCCGTTGTAGCACTGCTGGGCGCCACCGGCCGTGGTGCAGTCCCGGTTGGCGTTGGCCGGGTCCAGCGCGACCAGTGCCGAGTAGGTGAAGTAGCCGGGGCGGCTGTAGAACGGGATGCCGAGCACGGCCTTGCTGGCCGGTAGGCCCCGGGCCTTCCACAGGTTGATGCTGTTGATCGACCAGTCGTAGTTGGCGTGCGGGCTGCCGCCGTCGTACGCCATGATGTTGAGCCAGTCGACCTGGTTGAACACGGCCGTCTGCACGCCGTCGACGGAGTAGCCCTCGCTGACCACGGCGGCGGTGAGCAGCTTGCCGCGGCTGTGCATCGCGCTGCCGAGCTGCGTCATGAGCGCCGTGTAGTTGTTGGCCGAGGCGCCCGGGTCGGGGTATTCCCAGTCCATGTCGACGCCGTCCAGGTTGTACTGGTTGACGAAGTTGACCAGGTTGTTGACGAAGGTGCTCCGGCTGCCGGAGTTGGCGGCCAGGGCCTCGAAGGCCGAGTCGTTGCCGTCGTTCCAGCCGCCGACGGCGATCGACACCTTGACGTTGTTGGCGTGCGCGAGGGAGACCAGCGAGGAGAGCTTGCTCGGGTTCTCGACCGCACGCAGGCTGCCGTCGTTGTTGGGCAGCACGAACGCGTAGTTGATGTGGGTGAGCTTGTTGTACTGGATGGTGTTGACGTTGCCGGCCCAGGAGGGCATGTAGCCGACGCTCTTGAAGTTGTTCGGCAGCACCACGGCCTGCGCGGCGGTGGGGGTGATGGCGAGGGTGGCGCCGGCGGTGGCCAGCGCGAGGAGGCCGGCGGTGAGGGCGCGGCGCAGTGGTGAGGACATCGGGGGCCTTCCCGTGGGCGGGGGACGACGCCCACCCGCGCAGGGTTGTCGCGGGCGGGAGGTGCGGGGGGACGCAGGGACGGGTGGGCCTCGAGGCAGCCAAATCTTAAAGAGTGTTAACTGTGCGCGTCAATCAACGTCGATGGATTTTCCGACGATCGGTGTCGATATGGGGTTTGCCCAAACGACCGTTAAGCTGACGGGGTGGGAATCGACGAGCTGTATCCGCCGGATCGGCTGATCGCCGCGCAGCGCGCCACCGCCGCCGCCGGCCTGGACGCCCTGCTGCTCACCCCGGGCTCCGACCTGCGCTACCTGACCGGCTACGACGCCCACGCGGGGGAGCGGCTGACCTGCCTGGTGCTGCCCGCCGAGGGCGAGCCGACCCTGATCGTGCCCCGGTTGGAACGCCCGGCGGCGGAGGCGTCCCCCGCGCCCGCCACCGGGGTCCGCATCGTCGACCACGTCGACGGCACCGACCCGTACCCCCTGGTGGTCGCCGCCCTCGACGGCCCGCCGGCGGCGGTGGGGCTGGCCGACCGGATGTGGGCCGAGCAGGTCCTCGCGCTGCGCGCCGCGCTTCCCGGCGCAACGCAGCGGCTGGCCGGGGAGGTGCTGCGTGATCTGCGGATCCGCAAGTCCTCCGCGGAGGTGGCGGCGCTGGCCGAGGCCGGTGCGGCCATCGACGAGGTGCACCTGCGGATGGGCGAGTGGCTGCGCCCCGGCCGCACCGAGGCCGAGGTCGCGACGGACATCGCCGCGGCGATCCGGGCCGCCGGGCACGTCAGCGTCGACTTCGTCATCGTGGCGGCCGGCCCGAACGGGGCCAGCCCGCACCACGGCACCTCGGACCGGCCGATCGGCGTCGGAGAGCCGGTGGTGGTCGACATCGGCGGCACGATGCCCTCGGGCTACCGCTCGGACTGCACCCGCACCTACCTGGTGGGCGGGCCCGCGCCGGCCGACTTCCTGGACTACTACACGGTGCTGCGCGACGCCCAGCGCGCGGCGGTCGCGGCAGTGCGGCCCGGGGTCACCGGCGCGGCGGCCGACGCCGCGGCGCGGGAGCCGATCGCCGCCGCCGGCTACGGCCCCGCGTTCCTGCACCGCACCGGGCACGGCATCGGTCTCGACGGTCACGAGGAGCCCTACCTGGTGGCCGGCAACGACCAGCCCCTGGAGGCCGGCATGGCGTTCTCCATCGAACCGGGGATCTACCTGGCGGGCCGACACGGCGCCCGTATCGAGGACATCGTCGTCTGCACAACGGACGGCGTGCAACGGCTCAACACCACCCCCACGGAGCTCATCGCGCTATGACTGTCGACCGGATTCTCCCCACCGACGAGGCCCACGACCTGCTGGGTCTCGCCACCGAGCTCGCCGACCGCGAGCTCGCGCCGAAGGCCGCCGCCTTCGAGGAGCGCGCCGAGTTCCCCCGCGAAGTGCTGCGTACCCTCGGCCGGGCGGGCCTGCTCGGGCTGCCCTACCCCGAGGAGTACGGCGGCGCGGCCCAGCCGTACGAGGTGTACCTGCAGGTGCTGGAGATCCTGGCCAGCCGGTGGCTCGCGGTCGCCGAGGCGGTCAGCGTGCACACCCTGTCCTGCTACCCGGTGGCGGCGTTCGGCAGCGACGAGCAGCGCAAGCTGTTGCCGGACATGCTCGGTGGCGAGTTGCTGGGCGCATACTGCCTCTCCGAGCCGCAGGGCGGCTCCGACGCGGCGTCGCTGAGCACCCGGGCTGTCCGGGACGGGGACGCGTACCTGGTCTCCGGCACCAAGGCGTGGATCACGCACGCGCGGACCGCCGACTTCTACAACGTCTTCTGCCGCACCGGGGGCCCCGGCCCGAAGGGGATCTCCTGCCTGCTCGCCGACGCGGGCACCCCCGGCATCGCCCCGCAGGCGGCCGAGCGGACGATGGGTCTGCGCTCCTCCCCGGTGGCGCAGATCGCCTTCGACGAGGCACGGGTGCCGGCCGACCGGCTGATCGGCGGGGAGGGTGTGGGCTTCACCATCGCCATGTCCGCCCTGGACTCCGGCCGGTTGGGCATCGCGGCGTGCGCGGTCGGGCTGGCCCAGGCGGCCCTGGACTACGCGGTCTCCTACGCCCGGGAGCGGCAGCAGTTCGGTCGGTCCATCATCGATTTCCAGGGCCTCGGCTTCCTCCTGGCCGACGCGGCCACCCAGATCTCCGCCGCCCGTGCGCTGACCCTCGCGGCGGCCCGGTTGCGGGACGCGGGTCGCCCGTACGCGATCGAGGCGGCCAAGGCGAAGCTCTTCGCCACCGACATGGCGATGCGGGTGACCACCGACGCGGTGCAGGTGCTCGGCGGCGCGGGTTACGTGGCCGATCACCCGGTGGAGCGGTACATGCGTGAGGCCAAGGTGTTGCAGATCGTGGAGGGCACCAACCAGATTCAGCGTCTGGTGATCTCCCGGGCGCTCGCTCAGGGCTGAGGACGGCGCGTGGTGGTGGGGCTGCGGTGGTTCGCCGTGGCCCACCGCCCGCGTGGCCGCGTCGGGTGCTGCGTCGCAGTCGGGCGGTTTTCCCGGTAGGTTGCACGCCGTGGAGGAGATCGACCGCGCTATCGTCGCCGCGCTGACCGCCGACGGCCGTCTGTCGTACACCGACCTGGCCGAGAAGGTGGGCCTGTCGGTGTCCGCGGTGCACCAGCGGGTGCGCCGGCTGGAGCAGCGCGGGGTGATCAAGGGGTACGCCGCCCGGGTCTCGTTCGAGGCGCTGGACCTGCCGCTGACCGCGTTCGTGGCGATCCGCCCGTTCGACCCGTCGCAGCCGGACGACGCGCCGGAGCGGCTGTCCCACCTGCCCGAGATCGACTCCTGCTACTCGGTGGCGGGGGAGGACTTCTACATGCTGCTGGTGCGGGTGGCCAGTCCGGCCGACCTGGAGCGGGTGTTGCAGGAGATCCGCACCTCGGCGAACGTCACGACGCGGACCACTGTGGTGCTGTCCACCCCGTACGAGAACCGGCCGCCGAAGATCAGTGCCGCGGTGCCGGGTCGGTCGCGGTCCCGGGCGCCGGAGGAGCCGGCTGGTTCCACCGCAGGATGACCTGTCGGCCGTGCTCGTGACCGAGTGCGCTGACCGTGGCGGTCTCCAGGCGGAGTCGTCCGCCGGCGGACGGGGGCAGGCCGATCCAGCGGGCGCCGAGCACCCGCAGACTGTGCGCGTGACCGACCAGCGCGACGGTGCCGCGGTCGAGCAGCGGCGTGACGCGGGCCAGCACCCGGTCGAGCCGTTCGCCCACCTGCGCGGGTGACTCGCCGCCGGGGCAGCCGTCGGTCCAGATGTTCCAGTGCGGCTGGTCGGCGTGGATGTCGACGGTGGTGCGGCCCTCGTACTCGCCGTAGTTCCACTCGCTGAGGTCCTCGTCGACGGCGTCGACGGTGAGGCCGGCCAGCTGCGCGGTGCGCAGCGCCCGGGAGCGGGGGCTGGACAGCACTGTCACGAAGCGCCGGCCGGCCAGGAACGCGGCGAGGGTGCGCGCCTGTCGCTCGCCGTCGGGGGTCAGCTCCAGGTCGGTGTACGAGGTGTGCCGCAGGCTGGCGCTCCAGGTGGTTTCGCCGTGCCGGATCAGCAGGAGCTCTCCCATGCGGCCAGTTAACCACCGTGGCCGGTGCCGGCATGCGACCCTCCCTCAACCTATCTTCCTAGGATGCCTTAGCGGGTGTGCCGACCGGCACCGCCGGTTTCGGCACCGGGAGAGCGGGCAAGCGTGCGGGGACAATCGCCAGACCGAGGAGGCGCGATGAGCTTCACCGAGAAGGCAAAGAACAAGGTCGAGCAGATGGCGGGCGCCGCGCGGGAGCGCATGGGCGACATGACCGACAACGAGCGGATGCGTGGCGAGGGCGCCAGCCAGCAGAGCGACGCGCGCGCCAAGCAGGCCGGTCAGAACGTCAAGGACGCCGGTCGCAACGTGAAGGACTCCTTCAACAAGTGACCTGAGCGGTTCACGGGTCCCCGGGCGCATCGTCGCCCGGGGACCCGCTGTGTGTGGCGGCTAGTCTCGCCGGGTGACAGTGCTCCGTTCGCTGGTGTTGTTCGCGTTGGCCGCCCTGGCCGAGATCGGTGGCGCCTGGCTGATCTGGCAGGGCTGGCGGGAGCATCGTGGCCTGTGGTGGATCGCCGCCGGGGTGGTCG
This portion of the Micromonospora zamorensis genome encodes:
- a CDS encoding GNAT family N-acetyltransferase, whose translation is MQFTVTDAPERERFEARDEAGVVAGFVTYQLTGSIIAYTHTEVDPAFEGRGVGSTLARAVMDDARAKRRTVVPICPFLADWLVKHPEYEGIVVRSTRKVK
- a CDS encoding isocitrate lyase/PEP mutase family protein; this translates as MTAQTFRALHHGRALGDPLVLPGPWDAASALAFAEAGYPALAIPSAGVAASLGYEDGATPPDEMFAAVTRIVRAVAVPVSADVEGGYGLTPGELVGRLLETGAVGCNLEDSEGGATLKDPQRHADWLAEVRAEAGDALVINARVDTFLVGAGDPADAVARARLYTAAGADCVYPILAPPELLPVLREGITGPINMVAGADSESVAELARWGATRITFGPAMQRYAIGAVGDLAARLRA
- a CDS encoding 5'-3' exonuclease; this translates as MAHRPPILLIDAASLYFRAYFGIPESAAKAEDGTPVNAVRGFLDMLATLIRVRGADRMVCALDYDWRPAWRVDLLPSYKAHRVAPQGGEIVPDTLSPQVPMILEVLTAVGITAVGATGYEADDVLGTLSVTQPGPVEVVSGDRDLFQLIDDTRPVRLLYVGRGVAKLDDCDDAAVRTRYGVPADRYADFAALRGDPSDGLPGVAGVGEKTAARLIERYGSIAGILAALDDSDSSFAPGLRTKLAAARDYLAVAPTVVRVALDVPLPELPTALPTAPVDPERLLDLAGRWNLAGSARRLVDALAARADA
- a CDS encoding DUF4037 domain-containing protein — its product is MAFLPGLTLARRYHDEVVAPILRRRCPDLPYAAGLLDGGSELLGLDTVRSTDHDWGPRVQLFVPAAEAARVPALRAALDAELPVEFLGWPTRFVGEDGRLGVSDPAGSRHGVDVAELAGWWRDRLGFDPAAGVTTADWLATPTQRLAEVTGGAVFHDGLGGALTARRTAVSWYPTDVWRHVLASAWTRIAQAEHLPGRCAEVGDELGSRVVTAGLARDLMRLGLLLHQRWPPYDKWLGTVFGRLDDAEPVVVALADALGPGDWSRRQAGLVEALETVARWTDETRLAVPVRARARPFHSRPFLVLRAERIAAALSAAVTDPALRTRPLVGAVDQYVHSVDVLTDAARVRRIAGSV
- a CDS encoding winged helix-turn-helix transcriptional regulator; protein product: MRREDLADADCGIAQALGVLGDWWTFLIVRDVAGGTTRFDALQRELGVSRRALTERLGALVEHGVLERQPYSRHPPRYDYLLTAKGEGLLPVLIALQDWGTRHLMGDGELTATADAGSAEARRAHDLIGRRLPEAVLPGADGQPVSVAATGAWSVLYLFPGAYAPGTQGYPPAWSEIPGARGCTLESTTYAKRHPDFQAAGVRVYGISTQRPDQLADFSAYAGLPFPLLSDQDGRLAAGLLLPVFRAGGMTRFKRLTLLVDPQAVVRAVQFPVTDPAGSVEEMLTLAREHAAIPG
- a CDS encoding glycosyl hydrolase family 18 protein, which encodes MSSPLRRALTAGLLALATAGATLAITPTAAQAVVLPNNFKSVGYMPSWAGNVNTIQYNKLTHINYAFVLPNNDGSLRAVENPSKLSSLVSLAHANNVKVSIAVGGWNDGNDSAFEALAANSGSRSTFVNNLVNFVNQYNLDGVDMDWEYPDPGASANNYTALMTQLGSAMHSRGKLLTAAVVSEGYSVDGVQTAVFNQVDWLNIMAYDGGSPHANYDWSINSINLWKARGLPASKAVLGIPFYSRPGYFTYSALVALDPANANRDCTTAGGAQQCYNGIPTVKRKTQWALANAGGVMNWELSQDTTGSTSLVSAMYDTIMGGTTPPPTGRTGRITGIGGKCVDVASASTANGAPIQLWGCNGTNAQTWTVASDSTLRALGKCADITSGSTANGAKIQLWDCNGSGAQVWQSQSNGTLRNPQSNKCLDASDNSSADGTRLQIWDCFAGANQRWTLPA
- a CDS encoding M24 family metallopeptidase, encoding MGIDELYPPDRLIAAQRATAAAGLDALLLTPGSDLRYLTGYDAHAGERLTCLVLPAEGEPTLIVPRLERPAAEASPAPATGVRIVDHVDGTDPYPLVVAALDGPPAAVGLADRMWAEQVLALRAALPGATQRLAGEVLRDLRIRKSSAEVAALAEAGAAIDEVHLRMGEWLRPGRTEAEVATDIAAAIRAAGHVSVDFVIVAAGPNGASPHHGTSDRPIGVGEPVVVDIGGTMPSGYRSDCTRTYLVGGPAPADFLDYYTVLRDAQRAAVAAVRPGVTGAAADAAAREPIAAAGYGPAFLHRTGHGIGLDGHEEPYLVAGNDQPLEAGMAFSIEPGIYLAGRHGARIEDIVVCTTDGVQRLNTTPTELIAL
- a CDS encoding acyl-CoA dehydrogenase family protein; the encoded protein is MTVDRILPTDEAHDLLGLATELADRELAPKAAAFEERAEFPREVLRTLGRAGLLGLPYPEEYGGAAQPYEVYLQVLEILASRWLAVAEAVSVHTLSCYPVAAFGSDEQRKLLPDMLGGELLGAYCLSEPQGGSDAASLSTRAVRDGDAYLVSGTKAWITHARTADFYNVFCRTGGPGPKGISCLLADAGTPGIAPQAAERTMGLRSSPVAQIAFDEARVPADRLIGGEGVGFTIAMSALDSGRLGIAACAVGLAQAALDYAVSYARERQQFGRSIIDFQGLGFLLADAATQISAARALTLAAARLRDAGRPYAIEAAKAKLFATDMAMRVTTDAVQVLGGAGYVADHPVERYMREAKVLQIVEGTNQIQRLVISRALAQG
- a CDS encoding Lrp/AsnC family transcriptional regulator; the encoded protein is MEEIDRAIVAALTADGRLSYTDLAEKVGLSVSAVHQRVRRLEQRGVIKGYAARVSFEALDLPLTAFVAIRPFDPSQPDDAPERLSHLPEIDSCYSVAGEDFYMLLVRVASPADLERVLQEIRTSANVTTRTTVVLSTPYENRPPKISAAVPGRSRSRAPEEPAGSTAG
- a CDS encoding histidine phosphatase family protein: MGELLLIRHGETTWSASLRHTSYTDLELTPDGERQARTLAAFLAGRRFVTVLSSPRSRALRTAQLAGLTVDAVDEDLSEWNYGEYEGRTTVDIHADQPHWNIWTDGCPGGESPAQVGERLDRVLARVTPLLDRGTVALVGHAHSLRVLGARWIGLPPSAGGRLRLETATVSALGHEHGRQVILRWNQPAPPAPGTATDPAPRH
- a CDS encoding CsbD family protein produces the protein MSFTEKAKNKVEQMAGAARERMGDMTDNERMRGEGASQQSDARAKQAGQNVKDAGRNVKDSFNK